In a genomic window of Gaiellales bacterium:
- a CDS encoding trypsin-like peptidase domain-containing protein, translating into MRTPIAVAALLASAGLGASVAAVAVHEADGGAGTTIIRRPAVTVNAAPAASTSPSGGMSVSEIYRKSVPGVVEVLATGQTSGSGFFGGQTESAQGTGFQVDTKGDIVTNYHVVENSDSVQVRLNNGHTFPGRVIGREPSKDLAVIRISAPASELTPLTFADSSAVQVGDSVVAIGDPYGLRNTATAGIVSALHRTIVSPSNDKITGVIQTDAAINSGNSGGPLLNSQGQVIGVNSQIESGSQNGGGGGNIGIGFSIPSNTVASVAHSLIETAKSKPYVGIVLVTVTPSVANATGMSPGVEIVAVTKGAPGDMAGLQGATGTKTIEGTRFQTGGDVITKIDGTAVHTSEELIAQIATKKPGQDVQLQIVRGGHTSTVTVTLGSN; encoded by the coding sequence ATGAGAACCCCAATAGCCGTCGCCGCGTTGCTCGCCTCGGCCGGGCTCGGGGCCTCAGTGGCGGCCGTCGCCGTCCATGAGGCGGACGGCGGCGCCGGCACCACGATCATCCGTCGCCCGGCGGTCACCGTGAACGCGGCCCCCGCCGCGAGCACGTCGCCGTCCGGCGGGATGAGCGTCAGCGAGATCTACCGGAAGTCCGTCCCCGGCGTCGTCGAGGTGCTGGCCACCGGCCAGACGAGCGGCAGCGGCTTCTTCGGCGGCCAGACCGAGAGCGCCCAGGGCACCGGCTTCCAGGTCGACACCAAGGGCGACATCGTCACCAACTACCACGTCGTCGAGAACTCCGACTCCGTGCAGGTGCGCCTGAACAACGGCCACACCTTCCCCGGCCGTGTCATCGGCCGCGAGCCCAGCAAGGACCTCGCCGTGATCCGCATCAGCGCGCCGGCGAGCGAGCTCACCCCGCTGACCTTCGCCGACTCGTCGGCCGTGCAGGTGGGTGACTCCGTCGTCGCGATCGGCGACCCCTACGGCCTGCGCAACACCGCGACGGCCGGCATCGTGAGCGCGCTCCACCGCACGATCGTCTCGCCCAGCAACGACAAGATCACGGGCGTCATCCAGACCGACGCCGCGATCAACAGCGGCAACAGCGGCGGCCCGCTCCTGAACTCCCAGGGCCAGGTCATCGGCGTGAACAGCCAGATCGAGTCCGGCTCGCAGAACGGCGGTGGCGGCGGCAACATCGGCATCGGCTTCTCGATCCCGTCGAACACCGTCGCGAGCGTCGCCCACAGCCTGATCGAGACCGCGAAGTCGAAGCCCTACGTCGGCATCGTCCTCGTCACGGTCACCCCGTCGGTCGCGAACGCGACCGGGATGAGCCCGGGCGTCGAGATCGTCGCGGTCACGAAGGGCGCCCCCGGCGACATGGCGGGCCTGCAGGGCGCGACCGGCACCAAGACGATCGAGGGCACCCGCTTCCAGACGGGCGGCGACGTGATCACCAAGATCGACGGCACCGCGGTGCACACGTCCGAGGAGCTGATCGCCCAGATCGCGACGAAGAAGCCCGGACAGGACGTCCAGCTGCAGATCGTCCGCGGCGGCCACACGAGCACCGTCACGGTGACTCTGGGCAGCAACTAG
- a CDS encoding Nramp family divalent metal transporter, whose product MPPPAESAALPLPSAPVALPGEQRVLEAAERSLNGERRGLRAAWPFLGPAFIAAVAYVDPGNFATNIAGGAKFGYLLLWVILASNLMAMLIQSMSAKLGIATGMNLPEVCRSQFRRPVTFGLWVQAELIAMATDLAEFIGAALGLNLLFGIPLVWAGLLTGVFAFAILALQTRGGFRHLEAVIVGLVGLIVAGFAFEVFNADPSPHGIAHGLFVPGFDGSESVLLAAGILGATVMPHVIYLHSALTQRRVVGATPAARRRIFRFELIDVVIAMSIAGVVNMSMLITAAAVFHANGFTGVDGIEQASHMLGKVVGSHADTMFGIALLASGLSSSSVGTLAGQVVMQGFVRRSIPLFLRRAVTMAPAMIVLAVGLDPSKALVLSQVALSFGIPFALIPLVIFCRNRDLMGTLTNRPITTVAAVAVAAVIVCLNVFLLVQTFAGLF is encoded by the coding sequence ATGCCGCCGCCGGCTGAGTCGGCAGCTCTTCCGCTCCCCTCGGCGCCCGTCGCGCTGCCGGGCGAGCAGCGCGTGCTCGAGGCGGCCGAGCGGTCGCTGAACGGCGAGCGCCGCGGCCTGCGCGCCGCCTGGCCGTTCCTCGGGCCGGCCTTCATCGCCGCCGTCGCCTACGTCGACCCGGGCAACTTCGCGACGAACATCGCCGGCGGGGCCAAGTTCGGCTACCTGCTCCTGTGGGTGATCCTGGCCTCGAACCTGATGGCGATGCTGATCCAGTCGATGAGCGCCAAGCTCGGCATCGCCACCGGGATGAACCTGCCCGAGGTGTGCCGGTCGCAGTTCCGGCGGCCGGTCACGTTCGGCCTCTGGGTGCAGGCCGAGCTGATCGCGATGGCGACCGACCTGGCCGAGTTCATCGGCGCCGCGCTCGGCCTGAACCTGCTCTTCGGCATCCCGCTGGTGTGGGCGGGCCTCCTGACCGGCGTCTTCGCGTTCGCGATCCTGGCCCTGCAGACGCGGGGCGGCTTCCGCCACCTCGAGGCCGTGATCGTCGGCCTGGTCGGCCTGATCGTGGCCGGGTTCGCCTTCGAGGTCTTCAACGCCGATCCCTCGCCGCACGGCATCGCCCACGGGCTGTTCGTGCCCGGTTTCGACGGCTCAGAGAGCGTGCTGCTCGCGGCCGGCATCCTGGGCGCGACGGTCATGCCGCACGTGATCTACCTGCACTCCGCCCTCACGCAGCGGCGCGTCGTCGGCGCCACGCCGGCCGCGCGCCGGCGCATCTTCCGCTTCGAGCTGATCGACGTCGTCATCGCGATGTCGATCGCCGGCGTCGTCAACATGTCGATGCTGATCACCGCGGCCGCGGTCTTCCACGCGAACGGCTTCACCGGAGTGGACGGCATCGAGCAGGCGTCGCACATGCTCGGGAAGGTCGTCGGCTCGCATGCCGACACGATGTTCGGCATCGCCCTGCTCGCGTCCGGGCTCTCGTCGTCGTCGGTCGGCACGCTGGCCGGCCAGGTCGTCATGCAGGGCTTCGTGCGCAGGTCGATCCCGCTCTTCCTGCGCCGGGCGGTGACCATGGCGCCGGCCATGATCGTGCTCGCGGTCGGGCTCGACCCGTCCAAGGCGCTCGTGCTCTCCCAGGTCGCGCTCTCGTTCGGCATCCCCTTCGCGCTGATCCCGCTCGTGATCTTCTGCCGCAACCGCGACCTGATGGGGACGCTGACGAACCGGCCGATCACGACCGTCGCAGCGGTCGCCGTCGCGGCCGTGATCGTCTGCCTGAACGTCTTCCTGCTCGTCCAGACGTTCGCCGGCCTGTTCTAG
- a CDS encoding redoxin domain-containing protein: protein MRLLRDRSDEFTEAGVRLFAVSRDSPYSHKRYAEQQWLTYPLLSDWTAAAVRAFGVSQTLDGLEDTPVRSCFLVDGDGVIRGTWRYGDDEVPDVDELLTAAHAL, encoded by the coding sequence CTGCGGCTCCTGCGTGACAGGAGCGACGAGTTCACGGAGGCCGGGGTGCGCCTGTTCGCGGTCTCGCGCGACAGCCCGTACTCGCACAAGCGCTACGCCGAGCAGCAATGGCTGACCTATCCGCTGCTCTCCGACTGGACGGCGGCCGCGGTGCGGGCGTTCGGCGTCAGCCAGACCCTGGACGGGCTGGAGGACACCCCGGTGCGCAGCTGCTTCCTGGTGGACGGCGACGGGGTGATCCGGGGCACGTGGCGATACGGCGACGACGAGGTGCCGGACGTCGACGAGCTCCTGACCGCCGCCCACGCCTTGTGA
- a CDS encoding cytochrome P450, which yields MISREARERPPASADVAGGALPPGPGGPAWGNFTRYLRDPLRTMDGFAADYDGVVYVRFPGGHSFFFVSDADLIRRVLVDDNSAFVKGRALRAAKRLLGEGLLTSEGADHLRRRRSIQPVFGHERIARYGDVMIDAAEHVSAGWTDGAEVDINGEMTRVALRVVGRTIFDADVESEAPEIGAVLDAGMRVFHRFLLPGAELLWRVPLPATRRFNTAKRDIDAFLERLVAERAAGGGGDDLVAVLRGLRDERGRPALDDAEIRDEAITLMLAGHETTAQALTWAWYLLHRNPAAWEAMRAELAAQLGSRPPVPADFARLPYTQAVFREALRLYPPVWALARIATRPYALGPYAVPEGGTIVMSQWVVHRSVRYHPDPLRFSPERWLDGPAPAPGAYFPFAAGPRMCIGERFAMLEGTLVLAAIGRSWRVVPGAEAPRIDARFTLRPRYGLPATVRAA from the coding sequence ATGATCTCCCGCGAGGCTCGCGAACGCCCACCGGCCTCTGCGGACGTCGCCGGCGGGGCGCTCCCGCCAGGGCCGGGCGGGCCGGCCTGGGGCAACTTCACCCGCTACCTGCGCGATCCGCTGCGGACGATGGACGGGTTCGCGGCCGATTACGACGGCGTCGTCTACGTGCGCTTCCCCGGTGGCCACAGCTTCTTCTTCGTCAGCGACGCCGACCTCATCCGGCGGGTGCTCGTCGACGACAACTCGGCCTTCGTCAAGGGGCGGGCGCTGCGGGCGGCCAAGCGCCTGCTCGGCGAGGGCCTGCTCACGAGCGAGGGCGCCGACCACCTGCGCCGCCGCCGCTCGATCCAGCCGGTGTTCGGGCACGAGCGCATCGCCCGCTACGGCGACGTCATGATCGACGCCGCCGAGCACGTCTCCGCCGGCTGGACGGACGGGGCCGAGGTGGACATCAACGGCGAGATGACCCGGGTCGCCCTGCGCGTCGTCGGCCGCACCATCTTCGATGCCGACGTCGAGTCCGAGGCGCCCGAGATCGGGGCCGTCCTCGACGCAGGCATGCGCGTGTTCCACCGCTTCCTGCTGCCCGGCGCCGAGCTGCTCTGGCGGGTGCCGCTGCCGGCCACGCGCCGCTTCAACACCGCCAAGCGCGACATCGACGCCTTCCTCGAGCGGCTCGTCGCCGAGCGCGCCGCCGGCGGTGGCGGCGACGACCTGGTGGCCGTGCTGCGCGGCCTGCGCGACGAGCGGGGGCGGCCGGCGCTCGACGACGCCGAGATCCGCGACGAGGCCATCACGCTCATGCTGGCCGGGCACGAGACGACCGCCCAGGCGCTCACGTGGGCGTGGTACCTCCTGCACCGGAACCCGGCCGCGTGGGAGGCGATGCGGGCCGAGCTCGCGGCCCAGCTGGGGTCGCGGCCGCCGGTGCCGGCCGACTTCGCCCGGCTCCCGTACACCCAGGCCGTGTTCCGCGAGGCGCTGCGCCTGTACCCGCCGGTGTGGGCGCTCGCCCGGATCGCCACCCGGCCGTATGCGCTCGGGCCATACGCCGTCCCCGAGGGCGGCACGATCGTCATGAGCCAGTGGGTCGTCCACCGCAGCGTGCGCTACCACCCCGACCCGCTGCGCTTTTCGCCCGAGCGCTGGCTGGACGGGCCCGCGCCGGCGCCCGGCGCGTACTTCCCGTTCGCCGCCGGCCCGCGCATGTGCATCGGCGAGCGCTTCGCGATGCTCGAGGGGACGCTCGTCCTGGCGGCGATCGGCCGCAGCTGGCGCGTCGTTCCCGGCGCCGAGGCGCCCCGGATCGACGCCCGTTTCACCCTCCGCCCGCGGTACGGGCTCCCGGCGACGGTGCGGGCCGCGTGA
- a CDS encoding MFS transporter, with translation MSTQPRIAIRRLAAARVISVTGTEAAWIALMVAIYASTHSTAWMSAALFAAIGAEGVATSLLGTLGDRFDRRRVMLASELCAAVVAVAMAITGSPLGLVVLALMSAVAQSPYMSASTAAVPNLVEPHDVAWANSTISIGRNAGALLGPMLGGAIAGFVSPSAVFAGNAACFALSAALIWSVRGTFADPNRADADAHAGVRAGFRFVMADPVLRLILLAWVVLLFLLGPILVAELPLARSFGVGSVGYGFLAACWGGGAIAGSFLGRRLAERNERATMVVGCAFIGAGFAAVAAAPAFAFALMGMATAGLADGAVMVSEQGILQRRTPDAVRSRATAATEAAAMSAFALSFPTAGFMLHLIGVRGVYVLAAAGCAVATLVLVSAMRELADAEPTAAEEPVGELGEAA, from the coding sequence GTGTCCACCCAGCCTCGCATCGCAATCCGCCGCCTCGCCGCCGCCCGCGTCATCTCGGTGACGGGCACGGAGGCTGCCTGGATCGCGCTGATGGTGGCGATCTACGCGTCGACGCACTCGACCGCGTGGATGTCCGCCGCGCTGTTCGCCGCGATCGGCGCCGAGGGCGTGGCGACGTCGCTCCTGGGCACGCTCGGCGACCGCTTCGACCGCCGCCGGGTGATGCTCGCGTCGGAGCTCTGCGCAGCGGTCGTCGCGGTCGCGATGGCGATCACCGGCAGCCCGCTCGGGCTGGTCGTGCTCGCGCTGATGAGTGCCGTCGCCCAGTCGCCGTACATGTCGGCCTCGACGGCCGCCGTGCCGAACCTGGTCGAGCCGCACGACGTCGCCTGGGCCAACAGCACGATCTCGATCGGCCGCAACGCGGGCGCCCTGCTCGGCCCCATGCTGGGCGGCGCGATCGCGGGCTTCGTCTCGCCGTCGGCCGTCTTCGCCGGGAACGCCGCCTGCTTCGCCCTGTCGGCGGCCCTGATCTGGTCGGTGCGCGGCACGTTTGCCGATCCCAACCGGGCTGACGCCGACGCGCATGCGGGCGTCCGGGCCGGCTTTCGGTTCGTCATGGCCGACCCGGTGCTGCGCCTGATCCTGCTCGCCTGGGTGGTGCTGCTCTTCCTGCTCGGACCGATCCTGGTGGCCGAGCTACCGCTGGCCCGCTCGTTCGGCGTCGGCTCGGTCGGCTACGGCTTCCTGGCCGCCTGCTGGGGCGGCGGCGCCATCGCCGGGTCGTTCCTCGGCCGTCGCCTGGCCGAGCGGAATGAGCGGGCGACCATGGTCGTCGGCTGCGCGTTCATCGGCGCGGGCTTCGCGGCCGTCGCCGCGGCGCCGGCGTTCGCGTTCGCGCTCATGGGCATGGCGACCGCCGGCCTCGCCGACGGCGCCGTGATGGTGTCCGAGCAGGGCATCCTGCAGCGGCGCACGCCCGACGCCGTCCGCTCGCGGGCGACTGCGGCGACCGAGGCGGCCGCGATGAGCGCGTTCGCGCTCTCGTTCCCGACCGCCGGCTTCATGCTGCACCTGATCGGCGTGCGTGGCGTCTACGTGCTCGCGGCGGCCGGCTGCGCCGTGGCCACCCTCGTGCTCGTCTCGGCGATGCGCGAGCTGGCCGACGCCGAGCCCACAGCCGCCGAGGAGCCGGTCGGGGAGCTGGGCGAGGCGGCTTAG
- a CDS encoding SCO family protein, with the protein MAGASPQSVGGPPRRRAAIEAAVLALVVAGIALGVLLAISPDSNGAAASGSNGSGPSGLRWTLPNTPAPAVRLPDQDGRMTSLASLHGHTVLLTFLDSRCTNLCPIEGAQLAAVQKRLPAGRRPELVVISVNPADTRASVAKFVRQAGWTQPWRWLLGTRATLAPVWKAYHIGVRLSHGQAVQTGKTTIRVAGSVVHTIALYVIDRDGRERYGYLPPFRPAAVASAISSIG; encoded by the coding sequence GTGGCCGGCGCGTCCCCGCAGTCCGTTGGCGGCCCGCCGAGGAGGCGGGCGGCGATCGAGGCGGCCGTGCTCGCGCTCGTCGTCGCCGGCATCGCGCTCGGGGTGCTCCTGGCGATCTCGCCGGACTCGAACGGCGCCGCGGCGTCTGGGTCGAACGGGTCGGGCCCCTCGGGCCTGCGCTGGACGCTCCCGAACACCCCCGCGCCGGCCGTGCGCCTGCCCGACCAGGACGGTCGGATGACCAGCCTCGCGTCGCTGCACGGGCACACCGTGCTGCTCACGTTCCTCGACTCGCGCTGCACCAACCTGTGCCCGATCGAGGGCGCCCAGCTGGCCGCGGTACAGAAGCGCCTGCCGGCGGGCAGGCGCCCGGAGCTCGTCGTGATCAGCGTGAACCCGGCCGACACCCGCGCCTCGGTGGCGAAGTTCGTCCGCCAGGCGGGCTGGACGCAGCCGTGGCGCTGGCTGCTGGGGACGCGGGCGACGCTCGCGCCGGTGTGGAAGGCGTACCACATCGGCGTGCGCCTGAGTCACGGTCAGGCCGTCCAGACCGGGAAGACGACCATCCGCGTCGCGGGCAGCGTCGTCCACACGATCGCGCTCTACGTGATCGACCGAGACGGGCGGGAGCGGTACGGATACCTGCCGCCGTTCCGGCCGGCGGCCGTGGCGTCGGCCATCTCCTCGATCGGCTAA
- a CDS encoding EAL domain-containing protein: MRAPAFTPYASRGRKPIVAILVTFALCSTASVGLSIWQTARTQHRAEVLRVAERQQTLASEYVQQVMLVRAGQQSDPDVTATIMRLSTDALLDGGAVPAVPGNDDQAKLGPTTAPVVRAQLIQERRLVDDMTATGAAYLAGRPASSVPLTAGEHLAVSAPLARLRVLSMLTADAALNTARTIVAQSDSDVTNLIAMQSVLGAVGLLVSLTLALALVAATRRQTAHFRSIVDSSTDLVIVLGDGGCRHVSRSVTAMLGASEDAVVGDGILRYLHPDDRALVRSAQTSGRAEEIVFQLLNQHGEWRTLEAHVTDLRNDRAIRGVVLNARDVTERVRLQDELVRQAYHDGLTGLANRSLFRDRLEQALARSSRTGGEVAVLVLDLDGFKQVNDSLGHDAGDQLLRVVADRLTETVRATDTVARFGGDEFAVLLDQTDEALAVSVARRALARLAEPAVVAGRELEVAASIGIALHSGKGAGDELVRDADVAMYAAKDAGRGRHEVFRSEMARDPDELLGLDNELRYALARDELSVHYQPEISLSGGRIVGVEALVRWTSPTRGPVGPDVFIPVAEASGLIAALGELVLREACGVTAGWLRDGIVGRDFVTWVNVSGKQLTMGGVPAAVDRALREAGLPARNLGLEVTETAIVPGGAADRARVELQQLRDAGVGIAIDDFGTGFSSLAQLRHFPVDMIKVDRSFVQGVERDSKDTAITTNVVALAHALGLVAVAEGIETEGQLAHMRTVGCDVGQGYLFSRPAPAEEITAFLAAARDDAQAA; the protein is encoded by the coding sequence ATGCGCGCACCCGCATTCACCCCGTACGCCTCCCGTGGCCGCAAGCCGATCGTTGCCATCCTGGTCACCTTCGCGCTCTGCTCGACGGCGAGCGTCGGCCTCTCGATCTGGCAGACGGCCCGCACCCAGCACCGCGCCGAGGTCCTCCGCGTCGCCGAGCGCCAGCAGACGCTCGCCTCCGAGTACGTCCAGCAGGTGATGCTCGTCCGCGCCGGCCAGCAGTCGGATCCCGACGTGACCGCGACGATCATGCGCCTGAGCACGGACGCCCTGCTCGACGGCGGCGCCGTGCCCGCCGTCCCGGGCAACGACGATCAGGCCAAGCTGGGGCCGACCACCGCCCCGGTCGTACGCGCGCAGCTGATCCAGGAGCGGCGGCTCGTGGACGACATGACCGCCACCGGCGCCGCCTATCTCGCCGGCCGGCCGGCGTCGTCCGTGCCGCTGACCGCCGGCGAGCACCTGGCGGTGAGCGCACCCCTCGCGCGCCTGCGCGTGCTCTCCATGCTGACGGCGGACGCCGCCCTGAACACGGCGCGCACGATCGTCGCCCAGAGCGACTCGGACGTCACGAACCTGATCGCCATGCAGTCCGTCCTGGGCGCGGTCGGGCTGCTGGTCTCGCTCACCCTGGCCCTGGCTCTCGTCGCGGCCACCCGCCGCCAGACGGCCCACTTCCGCAGCATCGTCGACTCGTCGACCGACCTCGTGATCGTGCTCGGCGACGGCGGCTGCCGCCACGTCAGCCGCTCGGTCACCGCCATGCTCGGCGCGTCCGAGGACGCCGTCGTCGGCGACGGCATCCTCCGCTACCTGCACCCGGACGACCGCGCGCTCGTGCGCTCCGCCCAGACCAGCGGCCGGGCCGAGGAGATCGTGTTCCAGCTCCTGAACCAGCACGGCGAGTGGCGCACCCTGGAGGCGCACGTCACCGACCTGCGCAACGACCGCGCGATCCGCGGCGTCGTCCTGAACGCCCGCGACGTGACCGAGCGGGTGCGGCTGCAGGACGAGCTCGTGCGTCAGGCCTACCACGACGGCCTCACCGGCCTCGCCAACCGCAGCCTCTTCCGCGACCGGCTCGAGCAGGCGCTCGCGCGGTCGTCTCGCACCGGCGGTGAGGTCGCGGTGCTGGTCCTCGACCTGGACGGCTTCAAGCAGGTGAACGACAGCCTCGGCCACGACGCCGGCGACCAGCTCCTGCGCGTCGTCGCCGACCGGCTGACCGAGACCGTGCGCGCGACCGACACCGTCGCCCGCTTCGGCGGCGACGAGTTCGCGGTGCTGCTCGACCAGACCGACGAGGCGCTGGCCGTGAGCGTCGCCCGGCGGGCGCTGGCGCGGCTGGCCGAGCCGGCCGTCGTCGCCGGCCGCGAGCTCGAGGTGGCCGCCAGCATCGGGATCGCGCTGCACTCCGGCAAGGGCGCCGGCGACGAGCTCGTCCGCGACGCCGACGTCGCCATGTACGCCGCCAAGGACGCCGGCCGCGGCCGCCACGAGGTCTTCCGCAGCGAGATGGCCCGCGATCCCGACGAGCTGCTCGGGCTCGACAACGAGCTGCGCTACGCGCTTGCGCGGGACGAGCTCAGCGTCCACTACCAGCCCGAGATCTCGCTCTCAGGCGGCAGGATCGTGGGCGTCGAGGCGCTCGTGCGGTGGACGTCGCCGACCCGCGGCCCGGTCGGGCCGGACGTGTTCATCCCGGTCGCCGAGGCGTCGGGCCTGATCGCGGCGCTGGGAGAGCTCGTCCTGCGGGAGGCCTGCGGCGTCACCGCCGGCTGGCTGCGCGACGGCATCGTCGGCCGTGACTTCGTCACATGGGTCAACGTCTCCGGCAAGCAGCTCACGATGGGCGGGGTCCCGGCCGCCGTCGACCGGGCGCTGCGCGAGGCCGGCCTGCCGGCCCGGAACCTGGGGCTCGAGGTCACCGAGACGGCCATCGTGCCCGGCGGCGCCGCCGACCGCGCCCGCGTCGAGCTGCAGCAGCTCCGCGACGCCGGGGTCGGCATCGCCATCGACGACTTCGGCACCGGCTTCTCATCGCTGGCCCAGCTGCGCCACTTCCCGGTCGACATGATCAAGGTCGACCGCTCGTTCGTGCAGGGCGTCGAGCGCGACAGCAAGGACACGGCCATCACGACCAACGTCGTCGCCCTCGCCCATGCGCTCGGGCTGGTAGCCGTCGCCGAGGGCATCGAAACCGAGGGCCAGCTCGCCCACATGCGCACCGTCGGTTGTGACGTCGGCCAGGGCTACCTCTTCTCCCGGCCGGCGCCGGCCGAAGAGATCACCGCGTTCCTGGCCGCCGCGCGCGACGACGCGCAGGCCGCCTAA
- a CDS encoding cytochrome c oxidase assembly protein, translated as MVHPWQFVFDPAWIVGLVVIAADYVVVVRAYERRGRPVPTWRRWAFAAAITVTALALFSPIEHLALHSMLSFHLLQNVMLGDWAPPLFLLGLSAAMARDLARRRWVGMLANPPVALAIWLVVWYATHIPAFYDYALRHEWALGFEHLAFLISGLIFWWPEIVSGYLSPVGKVSYLAIAFLAISPLSLFIYLANSPLYSFYEHTPKLGNISALADQQIAGVAMAIESNVVLLTVIAFALMRLLSDAPTPDGPADVA; from the coding sequence GTGGTGCACCCCTGGCAGTTCGTATTCGACCCGGCGTGGATCGTGGGGCTCGTCGTGATCGCCGCCGACTACGTCGTCGTGGTGCGGGCGTACGAGCGGCGGGGCCGGCCGGTGCCCACGTGGCGGCGGTGGGCGTTCGCCGCCGCGATCACGGTGACGGCGCTGGCGCTGTTCTCGCCGATCGAGCACCTGGCGCTGCACTCGATGCTGAGCTTCCATCTGCTCCAGAACGTCATGCTGGGCGACTGGGCGCCACCGCTCTTCCTGCTCGGCCTGAGCGCCGCGATGGCGCGCGACCTGGCCCGGCGGCGCTGGGTGGGGATGCTCGCGAACCCGCCGGTCGCGCTCGCGATCTGGCTCGTCGTCTGGTACGCGACCCACATCCCGGCCTTCTACGACTACGCCCTGCGGCACGAGTGGGCGCTCGGGTTCGAGCACCTCGCGTTCCTGATCTCCGGCCTCATCTTCTGGTGGCCTGAAATCGTTTCCGGCTACCTGTCCCCGGTGGGCAAGGTGTCGTACCTGGCGATCGCGTTCCTGGCCATCAGCCCGCTCAGCCTCTTCATCTACCTGGCCAACTCGCCGCTCTACAGCTTCTACGAGCACACCCCGAAGCTGGGCAACATCAGCGCCCTGGCCGACCAGCAGATCGCGGGCGTCGCGATGGCGATCGAGTCGAACGTCGTGCTCCTGACCGTGATCGCGTTCGCCCTGATGCGGCTGCTCTCCGACGCGCCCACGCCGGACGGCCCCGCGGACGTCGCTTAG
- a CDS encoding methylenetetrahydrofolate reductase → MTAAAGGFAARLAAGDFVVTSELVPPREADAAAVARSVEQLDFADALNITDLPRARPRVSALAAAALAIAAGAEPILQMTSRDRNRIALASDALGAAALGVGAVLPLGGDPLPEGVPGKAVGDLDAGGLVQLLVDLSKGLLPDGSQLDGPPPQLLVGAAASPKFTPAASLAAKISAGASFVQTQVVLDADGFAAWVEGLREISALDGAPLLPSLVVPASARSVELVGGFGAQVAPGVAERAEAGEGEAVAREIVTRLVAMPEVRGVHVLAIGSDPSAAARLATFAREAAAG, encoded by the coding sequence GTGACGGCCGCGGCAGGCGGGTTCGCCGCGCGCCTTGCGGCGGGCGACTTCGTCGTGACGTCCGAGCTCGTCCCGCCGCGGGAGGCCGACGCCGCCGCCGTGGCCCGGTCGGTCGAGCAGCTGGACTTCGCCGACGCGCTCAACATCACCGACCTGCCCCGCGCGCGCCCGCGCGTGTCGGCCCTGGCCGCCGCCGCGCTCGCGATCGCCGCCGGCGCGGAGCCGATCCTGCAGATGACGAGCCGCGACCGGAACCGGATCGCGCTCGCGTCAGACGCCCTGGGGGCGGCAGCGCTGGGCGTCGGCGCCGTGCTCCCGCTGGGCGGCGACCCGCTGCCCGAGGGCGTCCCCGGCAAGGCGGTCGGCGATCTCGACGCCGGCGGGCTCGTGCAGCTCCTCGTCGACCTGTCCAAGGGCCTGCTGCCGGACGGCTCGCAGCTCGACGGGCCGCCGCCGCAGCTGCTGGTCGGCGCGGCGGCGTCGCCGAAGTTCACGCCGGCCGCGTCGCTCGCGGCCAAGATCTCCGCGGGCGCGTCGTTCGTGCAGACGCAGGTCGTCCTCGACGCCGACGGCTTCGCCGCCTGGGTGGAGGGGCTGCGGGAGATCTCGGCGCTCGACGGCGCGCCGCTCCTGCCGAGTCTGGTCGTTCCGGCGTCGGCGCGGTCGGTCGAGCTCGTGGGCGGCTTTGGCGCGCAGGTCGCTCCCGGCGTCGCCGAGCGGGCCGAGGCGGGCGAGGGCGAGGCGGTCGCGCGCGAGATCGTGACCCGGCTCGTGGCCATGCCCGAGGTGCGTGGCGTGCACGTGCTCGCGATCGGGTCGGATCCGTCTGCCGCCGCCCGCCTGGCGACGTTCGCGCGGGAGGCCGCCGCCGGCTGA
- a CDS encoding metal-dependent transcriptional regulator, with protein sequence MVSESAQDYLKAIWKLERTGDMSTSALAESLGVTPASATAMLKKLATLGLVVHERYHGATLTPAGERMALEVVRHHRLLELYLMEALGLTWDQVHQEAERLEHHLSDELEAAIDQALGHPTRDPHGDPIPSPELLLVRDELVCLSDLDAGSMTVVRRVPDSDPELLRYLASLGLVPAEEVTVVEQAPFDGPVTVEVRGSRHAIGRSLAAQIEVGAEHAAAG encoded by the coding sequence ATGGTCAGCGAATCCGCGCAGGACTATCTAAAGGCGATCTGGAAGCTCGAGCGCACGGGCGACATGTCCACGAGCGCGCTGGCCGAGTCGCTCGGAGTCACGCCCGCCTCCGCGACCGCGATGCTGAAGAAGCTCGCGACGCTCGGATTGGTCGTGCACGAGCGCTACCACGGCGCCACCCTGACCCCGGCCGGAGAGCGGATGGCGCTCGAGGTCGTGCGCCACCACCGCCTGCTCGAGCTCTACCTGATGGAGGCGCTCGGGCTGACGTGGGATCAGGTGCACCAGGAGGCCGAGCGGCTCGAGCACCACCTGTCCGACGAGCTCGAGGCGGCCATCGACCAGGCGCTCGGCCACCCGACCCGCGACCCGCACGGCGACCCGATCCCCTCGCCCGAGCTGCTGCTCGTGCGCGACGAGCTCGTGTGCCTGAGCGACCTCGACGCCGGCAGCATGACGGTCGTCCGCCGCGTGCCCGACAGCGATCCGGAGCTCCTGCGCTACCTGGCCTCGCTCGGCCTGGTCCCGGCGGAGGAGGTGACCGTCGTCGAGCAGGCGCCGTTCGACGGCCCGGTCACGGTGGAGGTGCGCGGCAGCCGGCATGCGATCGGCCGCTCGCTGGCGGCCCAGATCGAGGTGGGAGCGGAGCATGCCGCCGCCGGCTGA